A single genomic interval of Bradyrhizobium japonicum USDA 6 harbors:
- the dnaK gene encoding molecular chaperone DnaK has product MGKVIGIDLGTTNSCVAVMDGKNAKVIENSEGMRTTPSIVAVTDDGERLVGQPAKRQAVTNPERTFFAVKRLIGRRYDDPMVEKDKKLVPYKIVKASNGDAWVEADGQTYSPSQVSAFILQKMKETAEAHLGQKVDQAVITVPAYFNDAQRQATKDAGKIAGLEVLRIINEPTAAALAYGLDKTKTGTIAVYDLGGGTFDISILEIGDGVFEVKSTNGDTFLGGEDFDMRLVGYLADEFQKEQGINLRNDKLALQRLKEAAEKAKIELSSTTQTEINLPFITADQTGPKHLTMKLTRAKFEALVDDLVQKTVEPCRKALKDAGVTAGEIGEVVLVGGMSRMPKVQEVVKQLFGKEPHKGVNPDEVVAIGAAIQAGVLQGDVKDVLLLDVTPLSLGIETLGGVFTRIIDRNTTIPTKKSQVFSTAEDNQNAVTIRVFQGEREMAADNKMLGQFDLMGIPPAPRGMPQIEVTFDIDANGIVNVSAKDKATAKEQQIRIQASGGLSEADIEKMVKDAEANAEADKKRREAVTAKNEADGLVHSTEKALAEHGSKVAETERRAIEDAVSDLKEALKGDDAEAIKAKTQTLAQASMKLGEAMYKQQAEADAKKDAAKDDVVDAEFTEVDDDKNNKKSA; this is encoded by the coding sequence ATGGGAAAGGTCATTGGGATCGACCTCGGCACCACGAATTCGTGCGTCGCCGTGATGGATGGCAAGAACGCCAAAGTCATCGAGAATTCCGAAGGCATGCGCACGACGCCTTCGATCGTCGCCGTGACGGACGACGGTGAGCGCCTCGTCGGCCAGCCTGCCAAGCGCCAGGCCGTTACCAATCCCGAGCGTACGTTCTTCGCAGTGAAGCGCCTCATCGGCCGCCGCTACGACGACCCGATGGTCGAGAAGGACAAGAAGCTCGTTCCGTACAAGATCGTGAAGGCTTCCAACGGCGACGCCTGGGTCGAGGCCGACGGCCAGACCTACTCGCCCTCGCAGGTGTCTGCGTTCATCCTGCAGAAGATGAAGGAGACCGCGGAGGCCCATCTCGGCCAGAAGGTCGACCAGGCCGTCATCACCGTTCCCGCTTACTTCAACGACGCCCAGCGCCAGGCGACCAAGGACGCCGGCAAGATCGCGGGCCTTGAAGTGCTGCGCATCATCAACGAGCCGACCGCGGCCGCGCTCGCCTATGGTCTGGACAAGACCAAGACCGGCACGATCGCCGTGTACGATCTCGGCGGCGGCACGTTCGATATCTCCATTCTCGAAATCGGCGACGGCGTGTTCGAGGTGAAGTCGACCAACGGCGACACCTTCCTCGGCGGCGAAGACTTCGACATGCGCCTCGTGGGTTATCTGGCCGACGAGTTCCAGAAGGAGCAGGGCATCAACCTGCGCAACGACAAGCTCGCGTTGCAGCGCCTGAAGGAAGCCGCTGAAAAGGCCAAGATCGAGCTGTCGTCGACGACGCAGACCGAGATCAACCTGCCCTTCATCACCGCGGACCAGACCGGCCCGAAGCATCTGACGATGAAGCTCACCCGCGCCAAGTTCGAGGCGCTGGTCGACGACCTCGTCCAGAAGACGGTCGAGCCCTGCCGCAAGGCGCTGAAGGACGCCGGCGTGACCGCCGGTGAGATCGGCGAAGTCGTTCTGGTCGGCGGCATGTCGCGCATGCCGAAGGTCCAGGAAGTCGTGAAGCAGCTGTTCGGCAAGGAGCCGCACAAGGGCGTCAACCCGGACGAAGTCGTGGCGATCGGTGCCGCGATCCAGGCCGGCGTGCTCCAGGGCGACGTCAAGGACGTGCTGCTGCTCGACGTGACCCCGCTGTCGCTGGGCATCGAGACGCTGGGCGGCGTATTCACCCGCATCATCGACCGCAACACCACGATCCCGACCAAGAAGAGCCAGGTGTTCTCGACTGCCGAGGACAACCAGAACGCGGTCACGATCCGCGTCTTCCAGGGCGAGCGTGAAATGGCCGCCGACAACAAGATGCTCGGCCAGTTCGACCTGATGGGCATTCCGCCGGCCCCGCGCGGCATGCCGCAGATCGAGGTGACGTTCGACATCGACGCCAACGGCATCGTCAACGTCTCGGCCAAGGACAAGGCCACGGCCAAGGAGCAGCAGATCCGCATCCAGGCCTCCGGCGGCCTGTCGGAAGCCGACATCGAGAAGATGGTCAAGGACGCCGAGGCCAATGCCGAGGCGGACAAGAAGCGCCGCGAGGCCGTCACCGCCAAGAACGAGGCGGATGGCCTGGTGCACTCCACCGAGAAGGCCCTGGCCGAGCACGGTTCGAAGGTCGCAGAGACCGAGCGCCGCGCCATCGAGGATGCCGTCAGCGACCTCAAGGAAGCGCTGAAGGGCGACGACGCCGAGGCGATCAAGGCCAAGACCCAGACGCTGGCCCAGGCTTCGATGAAGCTCGGCGAGGCCATGTACAAGCAGCAGGCCGAGGCCGACGCCAAGAAGGATGCGGCCAAGGACGACGTGGTCGACGCGGAATTCACCGAAGTCGACGACGACAAGAACAACAAGAAGTCCGCTTAA